The region CAGGATTGCTAAAACATCCAACATCGGATGAATATCTATTCTGCCTTCCCTGTAAGTTTTGAAAGAGTGGTCAAGATATCTCCAACATGATGGGACGCCTGAGAGATTCGTTCAGACATCTCAGAAACCACTTGTGCAACCTTGGCATTTTCCTGGGATGTCTGATCGATTCTTCCAAATGCCAGACTGATTTGTTGAATGGACGAGGATTGCTGATGAGAGGATTTGGATATCTCGGCATTGATGCTAGAAACTTTTTTCACAGATTCCAAAACCTCGCCCATGAACTGCTCGCTTTCTTTTGCAATCCGCGAGCCTTCGATAATCTGTGAGCGATTTTCCTCGATCATGGAGGCAATGTCTCGGGCAGAACCGGCACTTCTTTGCGAAAGCTCACGGACGGCATCCGCGACGACGGCAAAGCCTTTGCCAAGTTCTCCAGCACGAGCCGCTTCGACGGATGCATTCAATGCCAATAGATTTGTTTGAAAAGCAATATCATCGATCGCTTGAATGATGTCTCCCATTTTTGCAGCGGAGGCTTCAAGGTTTTGCATCGACTGAATCAAGTGACGGGTGGCTTCAGAACTTTTAATGGAAGCCTGCAACGTCTTTTCTGAAACTTCGGCAGCACTGATCGCAGCATCGGACGTGACTTTGAAGGCATTCGTGATGTCTTCCAAAGAGGCGGCGGTTTCCTCTAAGGACGCCGCGGATTCCGTAGCACCGGAAGCTAATTTTGTACTGGTTTCCGTTAAGGCTTTGCTGGATTCATCCAACTCG is a window of Bdellovibrio sp. SKB1291214 DNA encoding:
- a CDS encoding methyl-accepting chemotaxis protein translates to MEKLGDLIERDAGTVHNSGSNLRTINLITAVLGALLCIVLGAVIIRKLGTRISEIARGVQQTGGELDESSKALTETSTKLASGATESAASLEETAASLEDITNAFKVTSDAAISAAEVSEKTLQASIKSSEATRHLIQSMQNLEASAAKMGDIIQAIDDIAFQTNLLALNASVEAARAGELGKGFAVVADAVRELSQRSAGSARDIASMIEENRSQIIEGSRIAKESEQFMGEVLESVKKVSSINAEISKSSHQQSSSIQQISLAFGRIDQTSQENAKVAQVVSEMSERISQASHHVGDILTTLSKLTGKAE